The Rhinopithecus roxellana isolate Shanxi Qingling chromosome 14, ASM756505v1, whole genome shotgun sequence genome includes a window with the following:
- the MSTN gene encoding growth/differentiation factor 8, with protein sequence MQKLQLCVYIYLFMLIVAGPVDLNENSEQKENVEKEGLCNACTWRQNTKSSRIEAIKIQILSKLRLETAPNISKDAIRQLLPKAPPLRELIDQYDVQRDDSSDGSLEDDDYHATTETIITMPTESDFLMRMDGKPKCCFFKFSSKIQYNKVVKAQLWIYLRPVETPTTVFVQILRLIKPMKDGTRYTGIRSLKLDMNPGTGIWQSIDVKTVLQNWLKQPESNLGIEIKALDENGHDLAVTFPGPGEDGLNPFLEVKVTDTPKRSRRDFGLDCDEHSTESRCCRYPLTVDFEAFGWDWIIAPKRYKANYCSGECEFVFLQKYPHTHLVHQANPRGSAGPCCTPTKMSPINMLYFNGKEQIIYGKIPAMVVDRCGCS encoded by the exons atGCAAAAACTGCAACTCTGTGTTTATATTTACCTGTTTATGCTGATTGTTGCTGGTCCAGTGGATCTAAATGAGAACagtgagcaaaaagaaaatgtggaaaaagaGGGGCTGTGTAATGCATGTACTTGGAGACAAAACACTAAATCTTCAAGAATAGAAGCCATTAAAATACAAATCCTCAGTAAACTTCGTCTGGAAACAGCTCCTAACATCAGCAAAGATGCTATAAGACAACTTTTACCCAAAGCTCCTCCACTCCGGGAACTGATTGATCAGTATGATGTCCAGAGGGATGACAGCAGCGATGGCTCTTTGGAAGATGACGATTATCACGCTACAACGGAAACAATCATTACCATGCCTACAGAGT CTGATTTTTTAATGCGAATGGATGGAAAACCCAAATGTTGCTTCTTTAAATTTAGCtctaaaatacaatacaataaagtGGTAAAGGCCCAACTATGGATATATCTGAGACCCGTCGAGACTCCTACAACAGTGTTTGTGCAAATCCTGAGACTCATCAAACCTATGAAAGACGGTACAAGGTATACTGGAATCCGATCTCTGAAACTTGACATGAACCCAGGCACTGGTATTTGGCAGAGTATTGATGTGAAGACAGTGTTGCAAAATTGGCTCAAACAACCTGAATCCAACTTAGGCATTGAAATAAAAGCTTTAGATGAGAATGGTCATGATCTTGCTGTAACCTTCCCAGGACCAGGAGAAGATGGGCTG AATCCCTTTTTAGAGGTCAAGGTAACAGACACACCAAAAAGATCCAGAAGGGATTTTGGTCTTGACTGTGATGAACACTCAACAGAATCGCGATGCTGTCGTTACCCTCTAACTGTGGATTTTGAAGCTTTTGGATGGGATTGGATTATCGCTCCTAAAAGATATAAGGCCAATTACTGCTCTGGAGAGtgtgaatttgtatttttacaaaaatatcctCATACTCATCTGGTACACCAAGCAAACCCCAGAGGTTCAGCAGGCCCTTGCTGTACTCCCACAAAGATGTCTCCAATTAATATGCTATATTTTAATGGCAAAGAACAAATAATATATGGGAAAATTCCAGCCATGGTAGTAGACCGCTGCGGGTGCTCATGA